A single Chanos chanos chromosome 8, fChaCha1.1, whole genome shotgun sequence DNA region contains:
- the myo1ca gene encoding unconventional myosin-Ic, giving the protein MRYHGREVEVEGKIRLVMESALSARDRVGVQDFLLLENYTSEAAFIENLRRRYRENLIYTYIGSVLVSVNPYKELEIYSKQNMERYRGVNFYEISPHIFALADNSYRALRTERRDQCILISGESGAGKTEASKKILQYYTTTCPTRQNTSSIRERLLHSNPVLEAFGNAKTLRNDNSSRFGKYMDIQFDYKGAPIGGHILNYLLEKSRVVHQNHGERNFHIFYQLLEGGDEQLLKRLGLEKTNPQHYHYLVKGNCPRVSTRNDRNCWRIMTNALSVIGFTEEEVEELLDIVASVLHLGNMQFGENEYGETHLTTDTQLRYLSQLLKVEGSDLSEALTHKKIVAKEEEMISPLSLEQALSARDALSKAIYGRTFTWLVEKINKSLAFKDEPYFSSKSSSVIGLLDIYGFEVFQHNSFEQFCINYCNEKLQQLFIELTLKSEQEEYDAEGIAWETVEYFNNKIICDLVEEKHKGIIAILDEECLRPGDASDITFLEKLEDTLGGHAHFVTHKLANGKTRKAVGREEFRLLHYAGEVNYNVNGFLDKNNDLLYRNLKEVMCKSGNPIMSQCFHREELTDQKRPETAATQFKLSLAKLMEILMSKEPSYIRCIKPNDAKQSGRFDEVLVRHQVKYLGLMENLRVRRAGFAYRRHYEAFLQRYKCLCPETWPNWEGKLVDGVSTLVKHLGYKPEEYQLGRSKIFIRFPKTLFFTEDAREAQKQTVVITLQKSWRGYRERAKYQRIRHAVIVIQSWWRGVKGRRKAKRRREAADTIRNFIKGFILRHEPRGPDNEYFLDHVRFSFIMSVKRNLPKNVLDKTWPRPPPALTEASAHLHRLCIRNLVNDYCRRIQPEWKNQLEQKVIASQIFKGRKDCYPQSVPRLFVATRLENEEINLKVLQTLGSDNKVKYGVAVTKYDRHGYRARARQLLLTGSAAVLVQEAKVKQRIEYSALLGISLGCLSDGFFVLHVPTTDSKQKGDLVLQCDHVIETVTKLAIMADMINSVNISQDSIKFAVARGKEGVIDFICGAELRVVKAKNGHLSVTAPRLNTRA; this is encoded by the exons TTTTGCACTGGCAGATAACTCATACCGAGCATTGCGTACGGAACGCAGAGACCAGTGCATCCTGATCTCGGGTGAAAGTGGAGCGGGAAAGACAGAGGCATCCAAAAAGATCCTGCAGTATTACACCACCACCTGCCCCACCCGACAAAATACCAGctccatcagagagagactgctaCACTCTAACCCAGTACTGGAG GCTTTTGGAAACGCCAAGACCCTGCGCAATGACAATTCCAGCCGATTTGGCAAATACATGGACATTCAGTTTGACTACAAG GGTGCTCCCATCGGAGGTCACATTTTAAACTATCTGCTGGAGAAGTCTCGCGTGGTTCATCAGAATCACGGAGAGAGAAACTTCCATATCTTCTACCAACTACTGGAGGGAGGAGATGAGCAACTACTGAAGAGACTGGGCCTGGAAAAGACCAATCCACAGCACTACCACTACctggtgaag GGTAACTGTCCAAGGGTGAGCACGAGAAATGATCGCAACTGCTGGAGAATCATGACCAACGCTCTATCTGTCATTGGTTTCACTGAGGAAGAAGTTGAG gagcTGCTGGACATTGTTGCCAGTGTTTTACATTTGGGGAACATGCAGTTTGGAGAGAATGAATATGGAGAAACTCACTTAACCACAGACACTCAACTTAGGTACCTGTCACAG CTGTTGAAAGTGGAAGGGTCAGATCTGAGTGAAGCCCTAACTCATAAGAAAATTGTTGCAAAagaagaggag atgATAAGTCCGTTAAGTCTGGAGCAGGCTCTCTCTGCGCGTGATGCTCTGTCTAAAGCCATTTACGGGCGCACCTTCACTTGGCTCGTCGAGAAAATCAACAAATCGCTGGCGTTCAAG GATGAACCATACTTCTCTAGTAAGAGTTCCTCTGTAATTGGTCTGCTGGACATCTATGGCTTTGAGGTCTTCCAACACAACAG TTTTGAGCAGTTCTGCATAAACTACTGCAACGAGAAGCTTCAGCAGCTTTTCATCGAACTCACCCTGAAAAGTGAACAAGAGGAATATGACGCCGAGGGCATtgcg TGGGAGACAGTGGAATACTTCAACAACAAGATCATCTGTGATCTCGTGGAGGAGAAACACAAAGGCATCATTGCTATTCTG gatgagGAGTGCTTAAGGCCAGGAGATGCCAGTGACATCACCTTTCTAGAGAAGCTGGAGGACACTCTAGGGGGCCATGCCCATTTTGTTAC ACATAAACTGGCCAATGGGAAGACTCGTAAGGCAGTGGGGCGGGAGGAGTTTAGGCTGCTGCACTATGCAGGAGAAGTCAACTACAACGTCAATG gTTTCCTGGACAAAAACAATGACCTCCTATATAGGAACCTAAAAGAG GTCATGTGTAAATCAGGGAATCCAATTATGAGTCAGTGTTTCCACAGAGAAGAGTTGACTGACCAGAAACGACCCGAGACG GCCGCTACCCAGTTTAAGCTGAGTTTGGCCAAACTGATGGAGATTCTCATGTCTAAGGAGCCGTCATACATACGCTGCATTAAACCCAACGATGCCAAGCAGTCAG GTCGGTTTGATGAGGTCTTAGTCAGGCATCAGGTGAAGTATTTGGGTTTGATGGAGAATCTTCGAGTCAGACGAGCTGGGTTTGCCTACCGACGACACTATGAGGCCTTTCTACAGAG ATATAAGTGTCTGTGTCCTGAGACTTGGCCTAACTGGGAAGGCAAGCTTGTGGATGGAGTGTCCACTCTTGTCAAACACCTGGGCTACAAACCTGAGGAGTACCAACTGGGCAG GTCCAAAATCTTCATTCGTTTTCCCAAAACTCTGTTTTTTACCGAGGACGCCCGAGaagcacagaaacagacagttg TCATCACACTGCAAAAGTCCTGGAGAGGCTACAGAGAGCGAGCCAAATACCAACGCATTCGGCATGCAG TGATTGTGATTCAGTCTTGGTGGAGGGGTGTTAAGGGACGCAGAAAAGCCAAACGCCGCAGGGAAGCAGCAGACACCAtacgcaa CTTCATCAAAGGCTTCATCTTGCGGCATGAGCCACGTGGTCCTGACAACGAGTACTTCCTGGACCACGTGCGTTTCTCCTTCATCATGAGTGTGAAGAGGAACCTGCCCAAGAATGTTTTAGACAAAACCTGGCCAAGACCACCACCTGCACTCACCGAG GCCTCAGCACACCTGCACAGACTGTGCATCCGAAACCTGGTGAATGATTACTGCAGGAGAATCCAACCTGAGTGGAAGAATCAG ctggAACAGAAAGTTATTGCCAGTCAAATCTTTAAAGGTCGGAAGGACTGTTACCCTCAGAGTGTACCCAGACTGTTCGTGGCCACGAGGCTAG AGAATGAGGAGATCAACCTGAAAGTGCTGCAGACTCTTGGAAGTGACAACAAAGTAAAG tatggaGTTGCTGTCACTAAATATGATCGTCATGGCTACCGAGCACGGGCCCGTCAGCTGCTATTGACAGGGTCGGCGGCGGTTCTGGTCCAGGAGGCCAAAGTCAAACAGCGCATTGAGTACAGCGCTTTACTAG GAATCTCTTTAGGTTGTCTTAGCGATGGCTTCTTTGTCCTACACGTGCCTACTACCGACAGTAAACAGAAg GGTGACCTCGTTCTTCAATGTGATCATGTAATCGAGACAGTGACAAAGTTGGCCATAATGGCTGACATGATCAACAGTGTCAATATCAGCCAAGACag TATTAAGTTTGCGGTTGCACGAGGAAAAGAGGGCGTGATTGACTTCATATGTGGAGCAGAGCTGAGAGTGGTCAAGGCAAAGAACGGGCACCTGTCTGtg ACTGCACCACGGCTAAACACCAGAGCGTGA